From the Lathyrus oleraceus cultivar Zhongwan6 chromosome 4, CAAS_Psat_ZW6_1.0, whole genome shotgun sequence genome, one window contains:
- the LOC127136391 gene encoding uncharacterized mitochondrial protein AtMg00810-like, with amino-acid sequence MDGIMFGGISDEMVQHFVRQMQSEFEMSLEGELTYFLGLKVKQMEDSIFLCQRKYVRSIVNKFGLENTSHKRTLAPTHLNLSKDEKGLSFDQSLYRSMIGSLLYLTASRPDITFIVGVCDRYQAEPKVSLINQVKRILKYVNGTSEYGMLYFHDSNSMLVGYYDADWASSVDDSEILV; translated from the coding sequence ATGGATGGAATTATGTTTGGAGGGATTTCAGATGAGATGGTCcaacattttgttagacaaatgcaatctgagtttgaaatgagtttggaaGGAGAACTGACATACTTCCTTGGGCTCaaagtcaaacagatggaagactctatctttctgTGTCAAAGAAAATATGTTAGGAGTATTGTGAATAAATTTGGATTAGAGAATactagtcacaaaagaactctTGCACCTACCCACTTGAATTTATCTAAAGATGAAAAAGGCTTAAGTTTTGACCAGAGCTTATATAGAAGTATGATTGGAAGCCTTCTATATCTTACAGCAAGCAGACCAGATATAACTTTTATTGTTGGTGTGTGTGatagatatcaagctgaacccAAAGTAAGTCTCATCAATCAAGTAAAGAGGATTCTAAAGTATGTGAATGGCACAAGTGAGTATGGAATGTTGTACTTCCATGATTCAAATTCTATGTTAGTTGGATATTATGATGCTGATTGGGCTAGTAGTGTTGATGATagtgaaattctggtgtag